The following coding sequences lie in one Peribacillus frigoritolerans genomic window:
- a CDS encoding NUDIX hydrolase, translating to MDIIYNICFITRKKFNEVEVLMLFRQKNPNKHKWNGIGGKIEQGETIDESMEREIFEETGLKVRGMAFRGIVTWNQTGGMYVYRAEDAGGGLSACDEGELAWKPYQWVMEAIDVVSNIKYYLKDILQDEPPQEFVCTYENEQLISVKKKPLPDWAKELTFN from the coding sequence ATGGATATTATCTATAATATTTGTTTCATAACCCGAAAAAAATTCAACGAAGTCGAAGTGTTGATGCTATTTCGCCAAAAGAATCCCAATAAGCATAAATGGAATGGTATAGGCGGGAAGATAGAACAAGGTGAAACCATCGATGAATCGATGGAACGCGAAATTTTTGAAGAAACTGGATTGAAAGTAAGGGGGATGGCCTTTCGAGGGATCGTGACATGGAATCAAACGGGTGGAATGTATGTTTACAGAGCTGAAGATGCAGGGGGCGGGCTATCTGCCTGTGATGAAGGGGAACTTGCCTGGAAGCCATATCAATGGGTTATGGAGGCAATTGATGTTGTGTCCAACATAAAGTATTACCTAAAAGATATATTACAGGATGAACCACCACAAGAATTTGTCTGTACCTATGAAAATGAACAATTAATATCAGTCAAAAAAAAGCCTTTGCCTGATTGGGCAAAAGAATTGACTTTCAATTGA
- a CDS encoding globin-coupled sensor protein translates to MGIFMKAKPEKAIWFQKAKETDGILDVSSEQVKLQVTIIDLTEFDLKLIHAFREAIEPQVEGVVDAFYQTILQVPELKGIITSHSTVGKLRKTLITHMLSLFNGVIDDEFVELRNKVAKTHYRIGLQPLWYSSGFQNVQNHLQRIVFDQTKNEEEQRALISAIGKILNLEQQLVLEAYEVENLNARENQYKEIKEEVRRKISLVSEEVLNLSEETDASVKQLIENGQYIKLQIATRAEQSLRSKTMAEEGQNRMQILTEKIQNLVIFMKNVDEKIVLLNQSFVSITEFVKLVQGMADQTNLLSLNSAIEAARAGEHGSGFAVVSNEVRKLAEQTKKSITEIDAIVQTSNEYMKDVVDSVLRVKEVVQAGEKESELTENSFNEIIGVIKGNITDSAEMEMTIQGLVSIIQEIGNATEMVSRHAGILNNTANEL, encoded by the coding sequence ATGGGGATCTTCATGAAAGCGAAGCCGGAAAAAGCAATCTGGTTTCAAAAAGCAAAAGAAACAGATGGCATATTGGATGTAAGCAGTGAACAGGTGAAACTGCAGGTGACTATCATCGATTTAACTGAATTCGATTTAAAGCTGATCCATGCCTTTAGAGAGGCAATCGAGCCCCAGGTAGAGGGAGTTGTTGATGCCTTTTATCAAACGATTCTGCAGGTTCCTGAATTGAAAGGGATTATTACGTCGCACAGCACAGTGGGAAAATTGAGGAAAACGTTAATTACTCATATGTTATCTTTATTCAATGGTGTGATTGACGATGAGTTTGTTGAATTACGGAATAAGGTGGCTAAGACTCATTATCGTATTGGCCTACAGCCCCTGTGGTATTCATCCGGTTTTCAAAATGTTCAAAATCACTTGCAAAGAATTGTCTTTGATCAAACCAAGAATGAAGAAGAACAGCGGGCATTAATATCAGCGATAGGAAAAATACTCAATCTGGAACAGCAGTTAGTCCTTGAGGCATATGAAGTGGAAAATTTAAATGCTAGGGAAAATCAATATAAAGAAATAAAAGAGGAAGTGAGAAGGAAAATCTCGTTAGTTAGTGAAGAAGTCTTGAATTTAAGTGAAGAAACAGATGCTTCCGTTAAGCAATTGATAGAAAACGGGCAATATATCAAATTGCAGATTGCAACGCGCGCTGAACAATCACTTCGTTCAAAAACAATGGCTGAAGAGGGACAGAATCGCATGCAAATCTTAACGGAAAAGATACAAAACCTTGTTATTTTCATGAAAAATGTTGATGAAAAGATCGTTTTATTAAACCAATCCTTCGTAAGCATTACCGAGTTTGTTAAGCTTGTACAGGGAATGGCCGACCAGACAAATTTACTTTCATTGAACTCAGCCATCGAGGCAGCACGGGCAGGTGAACATGGTAGTGGATTTGCGGTCGTTTCGAATGAGGTCAGGAAACTTGCTGAACAGACTAAAAAATCGATAACTGAAATAGATGCAATCGTACAAACATCAAATGAATATATGAAAGATGTTGTTGATTCAGTCCTAAGGGTCAAGGAAGTCGTTCAAGCAGGCGAGAAGGAATCGGAGTTAACAGAAAATTCCTTCAATGAAATAATCGGAGTCATCAAAGGGAATATAACGGATTCTGCAGAAATGGAAATGACAATTCAGGGATTAGTGTCAATCATCCAGGAAATCGGAAACGCCACTGAAATGGTTTCGAGGCATGCCGGTATCCTGAATAACACGGCAAATGAATTGTAG
- a CDS encoding HesB/YadR/YfhF family protein, translated as MKLTISDQAAKWYIDELGLQEGSHLRFYVRYGGHSTVQSGFSLGIMQEEPETAAAATTMNEINFYVEEKDLWYFDGHDLLITFNEKLTEPEFHYEKSA; from the coding sequence ATGAAACTGACCATTTCCGATCAAGCAGCTAAGTGGTATATTGATGAGCTGGGGCTTCAAGAAGGCTCTCATTTACGCTTTTATGTAAGATATGGCGGGCATAGTACCGTCCAAAGCGGCTTTTCATTAGGTATCATGCAGGAAGAACCTGAAACTGCTGCAGCCGCAACAACTATGAATGAGATTAATTTTTATGTAGAAGAAAAAGATTTATGGTACTTTGATGGTCACGATTTACTTATTACTTTTAATGAAAAACTGACTGAACCAGAATTTCACTATGAAAAGAGCGCTTGA
- a CDS encoding TlpA disulfide reductase family protein produces MLKKIIASVALLSLITVAIVQAMDNDSKENDEKDALGGLKIGAKAPNFSLKTLDGKQVELSDYKGKKVMLNFWATWCPPCKKEMPDMEKYTQQAGDDVVVLAVNIDPENDVQAFVEDNGITFTIPLDSQSAKNPVNERYKILSIPTTYFIDKEGIIRNKVISAMQLKDMERNINSMQ; encoded by the coding sequence ATGCTTAAAAAAATTATTGCTTCGGTGGCCTTACTATCACTTATTACTGTAGCGATCGTGCAGGCGATGGATAATGACTCAAAGGAAAATGACGAAAAAGATGCTTTAGGCGGATTGAAAATAGGAGCTAAAGCACCCAATTTCTCCCTGAAAACTTTGGATGGGAAACAAGTTGAATTATCGGATTATAAGGGCAAAAAGGTTATGCTGAATTTTTGGGCAACGTGGTGTCCGCCTTGCAAGAAGGAAATGCCGGATATGGAGAAATATACACAGCAAGCGGGTGATGATGTCGTCGTACTTGCCGTCAATATTGACCCCGAAAATGATGTACAAGCATTTGTAGAGGATAATGGAATTACATTTACCATACCGCTGGACAGTCAAAGTGCCAAAAATCCAGTGAATGAGCGCTACAAGATTCTTAGCATACCGACAACTTACTTCATCGACAAAGAAGGCATCATCAGGAATAAGGTAATTTCAGCCATGCAATTAAAAGATATGGAACGAAATATAAATAGTATGCAGTAG
- a CDS encoding FbpB family small basic protein, with amino-acid sequence MKKRKRTFEELIKENKRELLMDVKQMERLEERLEKKHMQKAE; translated from the coding sequence ATGAAAAAAAGAAAAAGGACATTTGAAGAATTAATTAAAGAAAACAAAAGGGAATTATTGATGGACGTTAAGCAAATGGAAAGACTTGAGGAACGTCTTGAAAAAAAACATATGCAAAAGGCCGAATAG
- a CDS encoding CoA-binding protein: MIENPSREEMGKMLKNSKRIAVVGLSDNPERTSYMVSKAMQDSGYEIIPVNPAVSEVLGVKAVKALKDIEGHVDIVNVFRRSEFLPEIAKEFAEIDADIFWAQLGVENEEAYNFLKEKGYTVIMNRCIKVEHALTK; encoded by the coding sequence ATGATAGAAAATCCAAGCAGAGAAGAAATGGGAAAGATGTTGAAAAATTCGAAGCGCATCGCTGTCGTTGGTTTATCTGATAACCCTGAGCGCACTTCATATATGGTATCGAAGGCTATGCAGGATAGCGGTTATGAAATCATCCCGGTAAACCCTGCTGTATCTGAAGTGCTGGGTGTGAAGGCAGTTAAAGCCCTGAAAGATATTGAAGGGCACGTCGATATCGTCAATGTTTTCCGCCGTTCAGAGTTCCTTCCTGAGATAGCCAAGGAATTTGCTGAAATCGATGCAGATATCTTTTGGGCGCAGCTAGGGGTGGAAAATGAAGAAGCGTATAATTTTTTGAAAGAAAAAGGATATACTGTCATCATGAATCGATGCATAAAAGTCGAACACGCCCTTACTAAGTAA
- the parE gene encoding DNA topoisomerase IV subunit B: MAKKVKTIEYNDDAIQVLEGLEAVRKRPGMYIGSTDARGLHHLVYEIVDNSVDEALAGYGDQISVKIHKDNSVSVSDKGRGMPIGMHKLGKPTPEVILTILHAGGKFGQGGYKTSGGLHGVGASVVNALSEWLVVTIKRDGFIYEQRFFNGGKPETTLEKIGKTNQAGTKIHFKPDPKIFSVTTFNYEILCERLRESAFLLKGMKIELTDERNDHNEVFHYENGIEAFVDYLNEEKETLHSVVSLEGEQNGIEVELAFQFNDGYSENILSFVNNVRTKDGGTHEIGAKTAMTRAFNDYARKMGLLKEKDKNLEGTDIREGLSSIISVRIPEELLQFEGQTKSKLGTSEARSAVDSIVSEHLAYFFEEDPTTSTLLVKKAIKAFQAREAARKAREDARSGKKRKKSDAILSGKLTPAQSKNPERNELYLVEGDSAGGSAKQGRDRRFQAVLPLRGKVINTEKAKLADIFKNEEINTIIHAIGGGVGAEFNTPDTNYDKVIIMTDADTDGAHIQVLLLTFFYRYMKPLIEAGKVYIALPPLYKVSKGTGKKEVIEYAWSDEELQGAIDKVGKGYMIQRYKGLGEMNADQLWDTTMNPETRTLIRVKIDDGARAERRVTTLMGDKVEPRRKWIEANVAFGLEEESNILDNENMSIEEEVNNDGI; the protein is encoded by the coding sequence GTGGCAAAGAAAGTAAAAACAATCGAGTACAATGATGATGCAATTCAGGTACTGGAAGGACTCGAAGCGGTCAGAAAACGTCCCGGTATGTATATCGGCAGTACTGATGCACGCGGACTTCATCATTTAGTGTACGAGATTGTAGATAACTCCGTAGATGAGGCTTTAGCTGGATATGGAGACCAAATTAGTGTGAAAATACATAAAGATAACAGTGTAAGTGTGTCTGATAAAGGGCGCGGAATGCCTATTGGCATGCATAAATTAGGTAAACCGACGCCTGAAGTCATTTTGACGATTCTTCATGCTGGAGGTAAATTTGGACAAGGCGGATATAAAACGAGTGGAGGCCTTCATGGAGTCGGTGCTTCGGTCGTTAACGCGTTGTCTGAATGGCTTGTCGTGACGATCAAAAGGGACGGGTTCATTTACGAACAACGGTTTTTCAATGGCGGAAAGCCAGAAACCACACTGGAGAAAATCGGTAAAACCAATCAAGCCGGTACCAAGATCCACTTCAAGCCCGATCCAAAAATATTTTCGGTGACTACTTTTAATTATGAGATCTTATGTGAGCGTCTTCGCGAATCAGCCTTTCTTTTAAAAGGCATGAAGATAGAATTGACGGATGAGCGTAACGACCATAATGAAGTTTTTCACTATGAAAATGGAATTGAAGCGTTTGTCGATTATTTAAATGAAGAAAAAGAGACCCTTCATAGTGTAGTCAGCTTAGAAGGGGAACAAAATGGGATAGAAGTCGAACTCGCCTTTCAATTCAACGATGGCTATTCAGAGAATATTTTAAGCTTTGTCAATAATGTTCGTACAAAAGATGGAGGCACCCATGAGATTGGCGCAAAAACGGCCATGACACGGGCATTTAATGATTATGCCAGAAAGATGGGGCTATTGAAGGAAAAAGATAAAAACCTCGAAGGTACCGATATACGTGAAGGCTTGTCTTCAATCATTTCAGTACGTATCCCTGAAGAACTTCTTCAATTCGAAGGACAAACCAAGAGCAAGCTTGGAACAAGTGAAGCCCGTTCTGCAGTCGATTCCATCGTATCAGAGCACTTAGCCTACTTTTTTGAAGAAGATCCGACCACGAGTACCCTATTGGTTAAAAAAGCGATTAAAGCGTTCCAAGCAAGGGAAGCGGCACGCAAGGCTCGTGAAGACGCAAGAAGCGGGAAGAAACGGAAAAAATCCGATGCCATCCTTTCTGGGAAATTAACACCAGCTCAATCGAAAAATCCCGAACGGAATGAACTGTATCTTGTAGAAGGGGACTCTGCTGGGGGATCCGCTAAACAAGGACGAGATCGCCGTTTCCAAGCAGTTCTTCCATTGCGGGGTAAAGTTATCAATACGGAAAAGGCAAAACTGGCGGATATCTTTAAAAACGAGGAAATAAATACGATCATCCATGCCATCGGCGGAGGTGTCGGGGCGGAATTCAATACGCCGGACACTAACTATGATAAAGTGATCATCATGACTGATGCCGATACGGATGGAGCCCATATCCAAGTGCTGCTGCTGACATTCTTTTATCGCTATATGAAGCCGTTAATAGAGGCAGGAAAGGTTTACATTGCCTTGCCCCCTTTATATAAAGTGAGTAAAGGGACCGGGAAGAAAGAAGTCATTGAATATGCTTGGAGCGACGAGGAGCTTCAGGGAGCGATAGACAAGGTGGGGAAAGGCTATATGATTCAGCGCTATAAAGGGCTGGGTGAGATGAATGCCGATCAATTATGGGATACCACCATGAATCCGGAAACAAGGACATTGATACGTGTGAAGATCGATGATGGGGCACGTGCGGAAAGACGTGTGACAACTTTGATGGGAGATAAGGTTGAACCGCGTCGTAAGTGGATTGAAGCCAATGTCGCTTTTGGTCTCGAAGAGGAATCGAATATTTTAGATAATGAAAATATGTCGATTGAAGAGGAGGTCAATAACGATGGTATTTGA
- a CDS encoding acyl-CoA thioesterase: MFIAENEIEVRYAETDQMGVVYHANYLIWMELGRTKLINDLGFYYADMEADGILSPVMDIHASYKTPVRYGDKVKVKTWIEKYDGLRVVYGYEIVNGKNEVAATGHSSHVCVKKESFRPISIKRMYPEWHEAYEKNKKQDELV; this comes from the coding sequence ATGTTCATAGCTGAAAACGAAATTGAAGTGCGATATGCAGAGACAGATCAAATGGGTGTTGTTTACCATGCGAATTATCTTATATGGATGGAACTGGGCAGGACAAAATTGATAAATGATTTAGGATTTTATTATGCTGATATGGAAGCGGATGGCATCCTCTCACCTGTTATGGATATTCATGCTTCGTATAAAACCCCTGTTAGATATGGTGATAAGGTAAAAGTTAAAACCTGGATTGAAAAATATGACGGCTTGCGGGTCGTTTATGGGTATGAGATCGTCAATGGGAAAAATGAAGTGGCGGCTACTGGTCATTCTTCCCACGTTTGCGTTAAAAAGGAGAGCTTCCGCCCGATATCCATTAAACGCATGTATCCTGAATGGCATGAGGCCTATGAGAAAAATAAAAAGCAGGATGAATTGGTTTAA
- a CDS encoding YycC family protein — translation MKPLQISPETALKLSKSLNLPLEQIMHMPTPVLLRKLAEAEAKEKEKGNTK, via the coding sequence ATGAAGCCATTGCAAATATCACCGGAAACCGCATTAAAGTTATCCAAGTCACTAAACTTGCCTTTAGAGCAAATCATGCATATGCCTACACCCGTTTTGCTGAGAAAGCTTGCCGAGGCTGAAGCAAAAGAAAAAGAAAAGGGAAATACAAAATAG
- the plsY gene encoding glycerol-3-phosphate 1-O-acyltransferase PlsY, translating into MLTFITILAAYLIGSIPSGLIIGKTFYKIDIREHGSKNLGGTNTFRTLGVKAGLTVTIMDILKGTLATFLPYILGVDMHLLLAGVIAVIGHMFPIFANFRGGKAVATSAGVILAYEPWFFVFAVIIFFISLYISKYVSLSSMIACLLALIYSLVFHIEDLALIIVISLITIFIFYRHRANIKRIIDKTEPKVKWL; encoded by the coding sequence ATGCTTACATTTATCACTATACTGGCTGCCTACCTGATCGGCTCGATTCCTTCCGGTTTAATAATCGGTAAAACTTTCTACAAAATCGACATCCGTGAGCATGGCAGTAAGAATCTAGGCGGGACAAATACCTTCAGGACACTTGGTGTCAAGGCAGGGCTAACCGTTACTATCATGGATATACTTAAGGGTACCCTAGCAACTTTTCTGCCGTATATACTAGGCGTGGACATGCATTTATTGTTAGCTGGAGTTATTGCGGTAATCGGTCATATGTTTCCCATTTTTGCAAACTTTCGGGGCGGAAAAGCGGTGGCAACTTCTGCTGGTGTCATTCTTGCTTATGAACCATGGTTTTTTGTCTTTGCCGTCATCATCTTCTTTATATCCTTATACATATCCAAATATGTCTCGCTTTCATCCATGATTGCTTGTCTACTTGCTCTCATCTACAGTTTAGTTTTTCATATTGAAGATTTGGCGCTCATTATTGTAATCAGTTTAATAACGATCTTCATTTTTTACCGGCATCGCGCAAATATCAAGCGGATTATCGATAAAACTGAACCGAAGGTAAAGTGGTTGTAA
- the tlp gene encoding small acid-soluble spore protein Tlp, translated as MGTNKHNPDNRLDNVEKIQDAIENTEENIIAANETLSFSSGEEKQAIQAKNERRRKSIDGMKEEMQDEQEARESGYSNDNM; from the coding sequence ATGGGCACAAATAAGCACAATCCGGATAATCGTTTGGATAATGTTGAAAAAATTCAAGATGCTATAGAAAATACGGAAGAAAACATAATCGCTGCAAATGAAACGTTATCATTCTCTTCAGGGGAGGAAAAACAGGCAATTCAGGCTAAAAATGAACGAAGAAGAAAGAGCATTGATGGAATGAAGGAAGAAATGCAAGATGAGCAGGAAGCACGGGAAAGCGGTTATAGTAACGATAATATGTAA
- the parC gene encoding DNA topoisomerase IV subunit A, whose protein sequence is MVFEETFRDLPLEEVIGDRFGRYSKYIIQDRALPDARDGLKPVQRRILYAMHVEGNTQEKGFRKSAKTVGNVIGNYHPHGDSSVYEAMVRMSQDWKLRKVMVQMHGNNGSIDGDPPAAMRYTEARLSSIASEMLRDIEKRTVDFVPNFDDTSEEPIVLPAMFPNLLVNGSTGISAGYATEIPPHQLGEVIDAAIMRIDKPEATVADLMTVIKGPDFPTGGIIQGIEGIRKAYETGKGKIIIRGLAEVETIRGGKQQIVITEIPYEVNKANLVKKMDEFRLDRKVEGIAEVRDETDRTGLRIVIELKKEADANGVLHYLYKNSDLQIAYNFNMVAIYKKRPTLMSLPKMLDAYIEHRKEVIVNRSRYELQKAHDRAHIVDGLVKALSILDEVIAVIRASKDKRNAKDNLIAKFDFTEAQAEAIVSLQLYRLTNTDITALEAEAAELKNKIEELTKILGSEKVLLQVIKKELRFIKKGFDDGRRSKIEKEIEEIKINLEVLIASEDVMVTVTKEGYVKRTSLRSYAASGGLDFGMKDSDRLLQRLEMNTTDVLLLFTSKGNYLYCPVHQLPDIRWKETGQHIANIIPIDREEQIIKAIPIKEFAVPEFLVFITKNGMVKKTELASYKAQRHSKPLVGVNLKGDDELVDVHHTNGQADLFLVTHNGYGLWFDEEEVSIVGVRAAGVKGINLKEDDYVIGGKVLAKDSKESIFIVTQRGAIKKMKLTEFEKTSRAKRGVVVLRELKSNPHRVIGFDIINKTDSLFILSEKGTIETIHAASLKNHDRYTNGSFVFDETVSGKAKELWKISLEDDSAIEQ, encoded by the coding sequence ATGGTATTTGAAGAAACGTTTCGGGATTTGCCGCTTGAAGAGGTAATTGGTGACCGCTTCGGGCGTTATAGTAAATATATTATTCAAGATCGGGCACTTCCAGATGCAAGGGACGGTTTAAAACCGGTGCAGCGCAGGATATTGTATGCGATGCATGTCGAAGGAAATACTCAGGAAAAAGGATTTAGGAAATCCGCAAAAACGGTCGGTAATGTAATTGGTAACTATCACCCTCACGGAGATTCATCCGTTTATGAGGCAATGGTTCGGATGAGCCAAGACTGGAAGCTGCGGAAGGTCATGGTCCAAATGCACGGAAACAACGGTAGTATTGATGGAGATCCGCCTGCTGCGATGCGATATACGGAAGCAAGGCTTTCATCGATTGCCTCCGAGATGCTGCGGGATATTGAAAAAAGGACGGTCGATTTTGTACCGAACTTTGATGATACTTCGGAAGAGCCCATTGTATTGCCTGCAATGTTCCCTAACCTGCTTGTAAATGGCTCTACAGGAATTTCAGCAGGCTATGCCACTGAAATCCCGCCACATCAATTAGGTGAAGTCATTGATGCGGCCATTATGCGAATCGATAAGCCGGAAGCGACTGTCGCTGACTTAATGACGGTCATTAAAGGGCCGGATTTTCCTACTGGCGGTATCATTCAAGGCATTGAAGGCATTCGTAAGGCCTATGAAACAGGTAAAGGGAAAATAATCATTCGCGGGTTGGCGGAAGTGGAAACGATTCGGGGCGGCAAACAGCAAATCGTCATCACTGAAATCCCATATGAAGTCAATAAAGCCAACCTTGTTAAGAAAATGGATGAGTTCCGTCTAGACCGGAAAGTGGAAGGTATCGCCGAAGTAAGAGATGAAACCGACCGTACAGGACTGCGCATTGTCATCGAACTGAAAAAAGAAGCAGATGCAAATGGAGTCCTGCATTATTTATACAAAAATTCCGATCTCCAAATTGCATACAATTTCAATATGGTCGCGATTTATAAAAAACGGCCAACATTGATGAGCCTGCCAAAAATGCTCGATGCATATATCGAACACCGTAAAGAGGTAATCGTGAACCGTTCACGTTATGAATTGCAAAAGGCACATGACCGGGCACATATCGTCGATGGTTTAGTGAAGGCTTTGTCTATATTAGATGAGGTCATCGCTGTCATCCGTGCATCTAAAGACAAACGGAATGCCAAAGATAACCTCATTGCTAAATTCGATTTTACAGAAGCGCAAGCTGAAGCCATTGTCTCCTTGCAGCTATACAGGCTGACAAATACGGATATTACAGCACTTGAAGCAGAGGCAGCGGAATTGAAAAACAAAATTGAGGAATTGACAAAGATTCTTGGCAGTGAAAAAGTTCTTCTTCAAGTAATTAAAAAAGAACTTCGATTCATTAAAAAGGGCTTTGATGACGGACGGCGTTCCAAAATCGAAAAAGAAATTGAAGAAATCAAAATCAATCTTGAAGTCTTGATTGCGAGTGAGGACGTGATGGTGACCGTGACGAAAGAAGGCTATGTCAAACGGACTTCGTTACGATCTTATGCAGCATCAGGCGGTCTTGATTTTGGCATGAAGGATTCCGATCGCCTGCTCCAGAGGTTGGAGATGAATACAACGGATGTCCTGTTGCTATTCACATCCAAAGGGAACTACCTCTATTGTCCAGTTCATCAGCTTCCTGATATTCGCTGGAAGGAAACCGGTCAGCATATCGCGAACATCATTCCAATCGACAGGGAAGAACAAATCATAAAAGCGATTCCAATCAAAGAGTTTGCCGTGCCGGAATTCTTAGTGTTCATCACGAAAAATGGTATGGTGAAAAAGACAGAATTAGCTTCCTATAAAGCCCAGCGTCATTCAAAACCGCTGGTTGGTGTCAATTTAAAAGGTGACGATGAACTTGTCGATGTCCATCATACCAATGGACAGGCTGACCTTTTCCTGGTCACCCATAACGGCTATGGTTTATGGTTTGATGAAGAAGAAGTAAGTATTGTCGGTGTTCGGGCAGCAGGAGTCAAAGGGATTAATTTGAAAGAAGATGACTATGTCATTGGCGGAAAGGTTTTGGCCAAGGATAGTAAAGAATCGATCTTTATCGTTACACAGCGCGGTGCCATAAAGAAAATGAAACTAACCGAGTTTGAAAAAACGAGCCGGGCAAAACGCGGTGTCGTGGTCTTGAGGGAATTGAAATCGAATCCTCATAGGGTCATTGGATTTGATATCATTAACAAAACGGACAGTCTATTCATTCTTTCTGAAAAGGGGACCATTGAAACGATTCATGCCGCTTCATTAAAAAACCATGATCGATATACGAATGGATCATTTGTTTTTGATGAAACGGTCAGTGGAAAAGCGAAAGAATTATGGAAAATATCATTGGAAGATGACTCCGCCATAGAGCAGTGA
- a CDS encoding acid-soluble spore protein N — translation MGNPKKDSKHFRPSHLGTQPIAAGGNNGKKMQDKSGKHPQVIQTKGE, via the coding sequence ATGGGTAATCCAAAAAAAGATTCCAAACACTTTAGACCGAGCCATCTAGGGACACAACCAATAGCTGCAGGTGGGAATAACGGTAAGAAAATGCAGGACAAATCCGGGAAACATCCTCAGGTCATTCAAACTAAAGGCGAGTAA